The proteins below come from a single Amphiura filiformis chromosome 15, Afil_fr2py, whole genome shotgun sequence genomic window:
- the LOC140171506 gene encoding arylsulfatase B-like yields MSSLTALVVCGLLYMLHWTYGSKSDCSFDANHINENTQAGKPHVLFILVDDLGYNDVGYNGQHHGSAMKTPSIDKLAAEGVILSNYYVQATCTPTRSQLLTGRYQIHTGMQHGSIHPCLPKCLPLDEVTLAEKMQETGYSTHMIGKWHLGHHRKECLPTKRGFDTYLGYYLGNEDYYTHYRNYAFGNYSFKGYAFHDDTSSSFRPAYEYTGQYATFVFTQEVQKIVKNHKSSKPMFIYLPFHTVHDPLQVPKQYSEPFKKLIPDEDRVTLAGMISCLDEAVQNITTTLKETGLYDNTIIIFSTDNGGPVTVAANNWPLRGAKATQWEGGVHGVGFIHSPLLPKEVQGTNSNAFIHVSDWFPTIVSSIAGGTLNGTKPLDGYDVWEAITTGKPSKRNELLHNIDPLYPHVPKNGSDQFSSFNTSLHAALRIGDWKILTGVQGFLDHKGRDTHNSYPPPESNYTAFKAVEPESKHIWLFNITADPNEWNDLADDNPTVVEQMLHRLQEYYLNMTPPYWPNRDPNCDPAKHEGVWGPWE; encoded by the exons ATGTCGTCTTTAACTGCACTCGTCGTATGCGGATTACTCTACATGTTGCACTGGACTTACGGATCAAAATCCGATTGCTCATTTGATGCTAACCACATAAATGAAAACACACAAGCGGGAAAACCACACGTTCTGTTTATTCTtgttgatgacttaggctacaatgaTGTAGGTTATAACGGTCAACACCATGGGTCAGCTATGAAAACGCCGAGTATCGATAAGCTTGCCGCTGAAGGTGTTATACTCAGTAATTATTATGTACAAGCAACTTGTACACCGACTAGAAGTCAACTTTTAACAGGCCGGTATCAG ATTCACACAGGCATGCAGCATGGCTCCATTCACCCTTGTTTACCAAAGTGCCTTCCTTTAGACGAGGTTACATTGGCGGAGAAAATGCAAGAGACGGGATATTCCACTCACATGATTGGTAAATGGCATTTGGGGCATCACAGAAAAGAGTGTCTACCAACTAAAAGAGGATTCGACACCTACTTAG GCTACTACCTTGGCAATGAAGATTACTACACTCACTACAGAAACTATGCATTTGGAAATTATTCTTTCAAAGGGTATGCCTTCCACGATGACACCAGTAGTAGTTTCCGGCCGGCATATGAATATACTGGGCAATACGCAACCTTTGTTTTTACTCAAGAAGTACAGAAAATCGTGAAGAACCATAAATCATCAAAG CCTATGTTTATCTATCTACCTTTCCATACTGTACATGATCCACTCCAAGTTCCAAAGCAATATTCCGAACCATTCAAGAAACTTATACCAGACGAAGATCGGGTAACACTGGCTGGAATGATAAGCTGTCTTGACGAAGCTGTACAAAATATCACCACTACATTGAAGGAAACTGGACTTTATGATAACACTATTATAATATTTTCCACAG ACAATGGTGGTCCTGTGACTGTCGCTGCTAACAACTGGCCGTTACGAGGTGCAAAGGCTACACAATGGGAAGGTGGTGTCCATGGAGTTGGATTCATTCATAGCCCTCTGTTGCCAAAAGAGGTCCAGGGCACCAACAGCAATGCTTTCATTCACGTTTCCGATTGGTTCCCAACCATCGTTTCTAGTATAGCAGGAGGAACACTTAATGGAACCAAACCACTGGACGGATATGATGTCTGGGAAGCTATAAC GACAGGGAAACCTTCAAAGAGAAACGAGCTACTTCATAATATAGATCCCTTGTATCCACATGTCCCAAAGAATGGTTCGGATCAATTTTCTTCTTTCAATACATCTCTTCACGCAGCATTAAGAATAGGAGACTGGAAGATACTTACTGGAGTTCAAG GTTTTCTCGATCATAAAGGACGAGATACTCACAACAGCTACCCTCCACCAGAATCAAACTATACAGCATTTAAAGCAGTAGAACCTGAAAGTAAACATATTTGGTTATTTAACATCACGGCTGATCCGAACGAATGGAACGATTTAGCAGACGACAATCCAACCGttgtagaacaaatgctgcatcgTCTGCAGGAATACTACCTCAATATGACGCCACCATATTGGCCTAATAGAGATCCAAATTGCGATCCTGCTAAGCATGAGGGCGTTTGGGGTCCTTGGGAGTAG